The sequence ATGGCTGAAGCCGTCCGGCGAACGGGTTCGACGGCATCCCCACTGAGGATCTCCAGCTGCAGCCCGAGCGCCTTCAACCGTGCCATGGTCTCGGTGGCATCGTCGCGCAAGGGATCATCCAGGCGGAATAGCGCGATGGCACCCGCTTCGCTGCCGAGCGCCACCCAGGCCTCGTCCAGCTCGTTCTTGTCCAGGCCGTGGGTGGCGGACAGTTCGGCCACCCAGTCCGGCCGCCCGATGCGATGGCGCCGGCCGTGAATCATGCCTTCCACGCCCTGGCCACGGTGGGTCTCCACAGCGTCGGCCGAGACGTTGCCCCGGCCCGAATCGAAGGCCCGCGCCAGGGGGTGCTCCGAACCCTTTTCCAGAGCCGCGGCCAGTGCCCGGGCATCGCTTTCGCCGTGATTGCCCAGTGTCCGGGTTTCCACGATGCGCAACTCGCCTCGGGTCAGGGTGCCGGTCTTGTCCAGGACGACATGGGTCACCTTGGCCAGGGTTTCCAGGGCATCGGAACGGGTGACCAGCAACCCGCGGCCGGCCATGTGATTGGTGCCGGCCGCCAGGGCGGTGGGCGTGGCCAGGGACAGGGCGCAGGGGCAGGTGGCGATCAGCATGGCCAGGGTGACCGGGAAGGCCATGGCCGGATTCACATGCCACCAGATCGCAAAGACCGTGGCCGAGGCGATCAGCACCAGGGTGACGAAGACCCGGGCCACACGGTCGGCCAGACGGGTCAGGCCGGGGCGTTCGGCCTGGGCACGACTGAGCAGGCGACCGATGTGCGCCACGGTGCCATCCTGCCCGGTGCGGGTGACCCGCACCGTGACCGGATGGGAAACATTGAGGCTGCCACCGATCAGGGGGTCACCGGCGCCGCGGCTCAGGGGTCGGGATTCGCCGGTGAGCATGGATTCATCCACCCGGGTGTCACCCGCCAGCAGTACCCCATCGGCCGGAATGGTGCTGCCCGGGCGGACCAGGACGCGATCGCCCACACGCAGTTCCCGGACCGGCACCTGTTCTTCCCCTTCCCCGTCATTCAGGCGAATGGCGGTATCCGGCACCAGCCTGGCCAGGGCATCGGTAGTGGCATTGGCGCGATGCCGGGCCGCCATTTCCACATAGCGTGCCACCAGCAGAAAGAAGGTGAACATGGCGATGGAGTCGAAATACACCTCCGGGCCGCCGAAGAAGGTGACCCAGGCACTGGCGAAGTAGCCGGTGCCGATGGCCAGTGACACCGGTACATCCATGCCCGGCGCCAGGTTCTTCAGGTCCCGGATGGCGCCCATGAAGATGGGCAGGCCGGCGTAAAGAATCACCGGGGTGGCCACCAGCAGGCTGACCAGGCGCAGGAACTGCTCATGGCTGGCTTCCATGCCGTGAAACTGGCCGGCGTACAGGGCCACGGCGAACATCATCGCCTGCATCATGCCGAGGCCGGCCACGATCAGGCGGCGCATGGCGGATCGGCGTTCCTTCTGGGCCTGGGAGTCGGCGGCTTCGGGCAGCACCGGCTGCGGCTGGTAGCCAAGGCGGCTCATGTGCCCCATGAGATGGCTCAGGCGGACGCGATCCGGCCGCCAGCGCAGCAGGGCACGCCCGGTGGCCGGATTGACCCGGATTTCCTCAACGCCCTCGGCATCGTCCAGGCTGCGCTCGATCAGCCAGCCACAGGCCGCACAATAGAGACCGTCCACCAGCAGGGCGGCCTCGCGGCTGCCGTCAGCATGCTGATGGGTGAAATCTTCCTGAATGCGTTCTTCATCGAATCGGCAAAAGGCCTGGCTGTCCAGCGGCGTGTCTTCAGGCCGGCCGGTGGCTTCCGGGCGGTAGCGGTAAAAGGCATCCAGGCCGGAATCCAGGATCAGGCTGGCCACGGCCTGACAGCCGTGACAGCAGACCGGCTGATCCTCCTCGTCAATCCGCACCCGCAGATCCAGCCCTTCCGGTACGGCTTCGCCGCAGTGAAAGCAGTCAATGGTGCTGTGGTGATCCGCAGCCCCGGCGGTGCCCCGGCTGGACAAGGACACAGTCACCGTCAGATATCCTCAGGGTTCCAGCGCAGATCAGGGTGGCTTGGTGCGCGCCGATCTCCGTTCTGGTCACGGGTCGGGTGAATCTCCAGATGATCCTCGTGCACATCCAGGGCCGAGGCCAGCCGCCAGTCGCCTTCCATCGGTTCCAGACGCACATAATGCCGACCGATGACCGGCTTGCCGATGTGACCGCGATACAGCCCCGTGCCATCGGCTTCCAATTCCAGCCTGCGGTCACGGCGTGCGTGGGTGGCATGGGAGAGATAGAGTTTGAGACGCTCGGGGGTGTCGTCACCGCCCTGCAGATGAACCGTGATCTGGCCGTCGGCACGACCCACCACGAAACTGGCTTCCAGTCCCAGCTCACCGGCCCGCCGTTCCAGAGCGAAATCCTTGTGGATGGCGCGTCCGGCCTGATAATAGTTGTCCACCACCTTGTCGTCGCCCTGGGTGACCGCCGTGTACAAGAGGCTGAGGCCAACGACAATGGAGGCCATGGGGGGCGCAAGGACGAACCAGAACCAGAACTGGCGCCAGGCCGGTGCCGGCTTTGCGGAATCCCTGTTTGCGGCTTTCATTCGCTTCACCTCGTTCAATCGGGCATCGGGCCGTGGAATCGGGCTCGACTGCGGCTGAAGACCGAGGGATCGTCCTCGGCCACCAGTCTGAATTCAATGGGATTGCCCGGTCCGGAGACGGCATCACGCGCTACGCGCACGCGAGCAGTGACATTGTCCGTGCCACCGGGGCCAAGGCGGATGGTTTCCGGTCGGGTGATGACTTCCATTCCATCCAGACCACTCACTTCCAGCCGGAAGTGGCGTTCCTCCATGCGCTTGTTGAGAATCCGCAGGCTGTAGACATTTTCCAGCGTCTGGAAATCCACTTCCCGGTACATCACATTGCGGTCCGCCAACACTTCCATGTTGACCTCGCTACGCAGTGTGATGCCGGTGACGGCGCCGGCCATCAACAGCAGCAGCAGGGTGCCGTAGATGAAAACTCGTGGTCGCAGGATGCGGGATGGTTTCCCTTCCAGCGCGTTTTCCGTGGTATAGCGGATCAGGCCGCGGGGATAGTCCATCTTGTCCATCACCTGATCACAGGCATCGATACAGGCCGCGCAGGCAATGCATTCGTATTGGAGTCCCTTGCGGATGTCGATGCCGGTGGGGCAGGCCTGAACGCAGAGGTTGCAGTCGATGCAGTCGCCCAGGCCTTTCTCCTGCGGGTTCACACCACGGGAGCGCCCGCCGCGTGGCTCTCCGCGCTGTTCATCGTAGGAAATGATCAGGGTATTGCGGTCAAACATCGCGCTCTGGAAGCGCGCATAGGGACACATGTAAATGCACACCTGCTCGCGCAGGAACCCCGCATTGCCCCAGGTGGCAAAACCGTAGAAGAGTGACCAGAAGGTTTCCCAGGGGCCCAGGCTGAAGGTGGTGGCGCGGGCCATCAGTTCAGTGATCGGGGTGAAATAGCCGACAAAGGTCAGGCCCGTCCACAGGCCCAGCAGCACCCAAAGCACATGCTTGCTACCGCGACGGACGAGTTTGTCCCGGTTCCAGGGCGAGCGATCCAGCTTGATGCGTTTCTGGCGCGGTCCTTCGGTCCAGCGCTCGATCCACATGAAGAGTTCAGTCCAGACCGTCTGCGGGCAGGCGTAACCACACCAGAGTCGTCCGGCCAGGGCCGTGAAGAAGAACAGACTCAACGCGGCAATGATCAGTAGCAGGGCGAGAAAGA comes from Natronospira bacteriovora and encodes:
- a CDS encoding FixH family protein, which encodes MKAANRDSAKPAPAWRQFWFWFVLAPPMASIVVGLSLLYTAVTQGDDKVVDNYYQAGRAIHKDFALERRAGELGLEASFVVGRADGQITVHLQGGDDTPERLKLYLSHATHARRDRRLELEADGTGLYRGHIGKPVIGRHYVRLEPMEGDWRLASALDVHEDHLEIHPTRDQNGDRRAPSHPDLRWNPEDI
- a CDS encoding heavy metal translocating P-type ATPase — its product is MTVSLSSRGTAGAADHHSTIDCFHCGEAVPEGLDLRVRIDEEDQPVCCHGCQAVASLILDSGLDAFYRYRPEATGRPEDTPLDSQAFCRFDEERIQEDFTHQHADGSREAALLVDGLYCAACGWLIERSLDDAEGVEEIRVNPATGRALLRWRPDRVRLSHLMGHMSRLGYQPQPVLPEAADSQAQKERRSAMRRLIVAGLGMMQAMMFAVALYAGQFHGMEASHEQFLRLVSLLVATPVILYAGLPIFMGAIRDLKNLAPGMDVPVSLAIGTGYFASAWVTFFGGPEVYFDSIAMFTFFLLVARYVEMAARHRANATTDALARLVPDTAIRLNDGEGEEQVPVRELRVGDRVLVRPGSTIPADGVLLAGDTRVDESMLTGESRPLSRGAGDPLIGGSLNVSHPVTVRVTRTGQDGTVAHIGRLLSRAQAERPGLTRLADRVARVFVTLVLIASATVFAIWWHVNPAMAFPVTLAMLIATCPCALSLATPTALAAGTNHMAGRGLLVTRSDALETLAKVTHVVLDKTGTLTRGELRIVETRTLGNHGESDARALAAALEKGSEHPLARAFDSGRGNVSADAVETHRGQGVEGMIHGRRHRIGRPDWVAELSATHGLDKNELDEAWVALGSEAGAIALFRLDDPLRDDATETMARLKALGLQLEILSGDAVEPVRRTASAIGISHWQARMSPEDKLERVRELQKDGAIVLMVGDGINDAPVLAGANISAALNQGTALAQTSAGMISLGDRLGSIADGVSAARRTLRTIRQNLAFSATYNASMLPLAALGLVAPYVAAAGMTLSSVVVVLNARRLGKTSEQ
- the ccoG gene encoding cytochrome c oxidase accessory protein CcoG, whose protein sequence is MPDNSGEMYAAREKIHPREVKGVFQNLRVLSVIVLLGIYYGLPWLQWGERQAVLFDLPARQFHLFALTFWPQDFVFLALLLIIAALSLFFFTALAGRLWCGYACPQTVWTELFMWIERWTEGPRQKRIKLDRSPWNRDKLVRRGSKHVLWVLLGLWTGLTFVGYFTPITELMARATTFSLGPWETFWSLFYGFATWGNAGFLREQVCIYMCPYARFQSAMFDRNTLIISYDEQRGEPRGGRSRGVNPQEKGLGDCIDCNLCVQACPTGIDIRKGLQYECIACAACIDACDQVMDKMDYPRGLIRYTTENALEGKPSRILRPRVFIYGTLLLLLMAGAVTGITLRSEVNMEVLADRNVMYREVDFQTLENVYSLRILNKRMEERHFRLEVSGLDGMEVITRPETIRLGPGGTDNVTARVRVARDAVSGPGNPIEFRLVAEDDPSVFSRSRARFHGPMPD